A window of the Halichoerus grypus chromosome 2, mHalGry1.hap1.1, whole genome shotgun sequence genome harbors these coding sequences:
- the ARF1 gene encoding ADP-ribosylation factor 1, giving the protein MGNIFANLFKGLFGKKEMRILMVGLDAAGKTTILYKLKLGEIVTTIPTIGFNVETVEYKNISFTVWDVGGQDKIRPLWRHYFQNTQGLIFVVDSNDRERVNEAREELMRMLAEDELRDAVLLVFANKQDLPNAMNAAEITDKLGLHSLRHRNWYIQATCATSGDGLYEGLDWLSNQLRNQK; this is encoded by the exons ATGGGAAATATCTTCGCAAACCTCTTCAAGGGCCTTTTTGGCAAAAAAGAAATGCGCATTCTCATGGTGGGCCTGGATGCTGCGGGGAAGACCACCATCCTGTACAAACTGAAGCTGGGTGAGATCGTGACCACCATTCCCACCATAG GCTTCAACGTGGAGACCGTGGAGTACAAGAACATCAGCTTCACCGTGTGGGACGTGGGCGGCCAGGACAAGATCCGACCTCTGTGGCGTCACTACTTCCAGAACACACAAG GTCTCATCTTCGTGGTGGACAGCAATGACAGAGAGCGCGTGAACGAGGCCCGTGAGGAGCTCATGAGGATGCTGGCGGAGGACGAGCTCAGGGATGCCGTCCTGCTGGTGTTCGCCAACAAGCAG GACCTCCCCAACGCCATGAACGCAGCTGAGATCACGGACAAGCTGGGTCTGCACTCCCTGCGCCACAGGAACTGGTACATTCAGGCCACCTGTGCCACCAGCGGGGACGGGCTGTATGAGGGACTGGACTGGCTGTCCAATCAGCTCCGGAACCAGAAGTGA